From the Daucus carota subsp. sativus chromosome 8, DH1 v3.0, whole genome shotgun sequence genome, one window contains:
- the LOC108200004 gene encoding vacuolar protein-sorting-associated protein 11 homolog, whose translation MYQWRKFDFFEDKYGGKTSVPDELTGALNCCSSGRGKIVAGCDDGTVALLDRGFKYNYGFQAHTSSVLFLQHLKQRNFLVTIGEDEEISSRLPVVCLKVFDLDKPLNAEGPSTSSLDCIQILRIFTKQFREAKVTSFLVLEEAPPILLIAIGLDNGCIYCIQGDIAREHIKRFTLQVDSTSNINSQLPITGLGFRVDGQSLQLYAVTPSSVSLFNLATQPRSRQNLDHIGCGINSVAMSDRMELIIGRPEAVYFYEVDGRGPCWAFEGEKKFVGWFRGYLLCVIEDHRSGTNTFNVYDLKNRLIAHSIAVKEVSHMLFEWGNVILIMKDKSVLCIGEKDMESKLDMLFKKNLYTVAINLVQSQQANAAATAEVLRKYADHLYSKQEFDEAMSQYTHTIGHLEPSYVIQKFLDAQRIYNLTKYLEKLHEKGLASKDHTTLLLNCYTKLKDVEKLNAFIKSEDGELKFDVETAIKVCRAANYHEHAMYVAKKAGRHEWYLKILLEDLGSYEEALLYIASLEPSQAGVTVKEYGKTLIEHKPEETIEILMKLCTEEDEAAKREASNGTYVSMVPSPVDFLNIFVHHPHPLMDFLEKYTDKVKDSPAQLEIHNTLLELYLSSDLNFPLLSQVDVEQNSDFGVKGSLVGVVPDVKDLKGGKDCERFQKGLRLLKDAWPTDQENPIYDVDLAIILCEMNAFREGLLYLYEKLKLYKEVIACYMQAHDHEGLIACCKRLGDSGMGGDPSLWADLLKYFGELGEECSKDVKEVLTYIDKDNILPPIIVLQTLSKNPCLTLSVVKDYIARKLDQESKLIDEDRRATEKYQEETLAMRKEIHDLKTNARIFQLSKCTACTFTLDLPAIHFMCMHSFHQRCVGDNEKECPECAPEYRSVLDMKKRLEQTSTSQDQFFQKIKNSKDGFSVIAEYFGKGLISKTAIGSG comes from the exons ATGTATCAATGGAGGAAATTCGACTTCTTCGAGGACAAATACGGCGGCAAAACCTCCGTCCCCGACGAACTCACCGGCGCATTAAACTGCTGTTCTAGCGGCCGTGGAAAGATCGTCGCCGGCTGCGACGACGGCACCGTTGCTTTGCTCGATCGTGGATTTAAATACAATTACGGCTTTCAAGCTCACACTTCATCTGTTCTTTTTCTCCAACACCTTAAG CAACGGAATTTTCTTGTTACTATAggtgaagatgaagaaatatCTTCTAGATTACCAGTTGTTTGCCTGAAAGTGTTTGATCTTGATAAGCCTCTGAATGCCGAGGGCCCGAGCACATCGAGTCTGGATTGCATACAGATATTGCGAATATTCACTAAACAGTTTCGTGAAGCTAAG GTAACATCATTTTTAGTTCTAGAGGAAGCTCCACCTATATTACTCATTGCTATTGGGTTAGACAATGGTTGCATTTATTGTATTCAAGGGGACATTGCACGCGAGCATATAAAGAGATTCAcgcttcaagttgattctaccTCAAATATTAATAGCCAGTTGCCAATAACAGGCCTTGGATTCCGGGTTGATGGTCAATCTCTTCAACTATATGCagtcactccatcttcagtaagCTTGTTTAATTTGGCAACTCAACCAAGAAGCCGGCAGAACTTGGATCATATTGGATGTGGTATCAATAGTGTTGCAATGAGTGATCGCATG GAGCTGATTATCGGTCGACCAGAGGCTGTATACTTCTATGAGGTTGATGGTCGGGGTCCTTGTTGGGCCTTCGAGGGAGAAAAGAAATTCGTTGGGTGGTTCCGTGGATACCTCTTATGTGTTATTGAAGATCACAGAAGTGGCACGAATACTTTTAATGTGTATGACCTGAAAAACAGGCTCATTGCACATAGTATTGCTGTAAAAGAAGTTTCTCACATGCTTTTCGAGTGGGGTAACGTGATACTTATTATGAAAGACAAATCAGTGTTATGTATCGGGGAAAAGGACATGGAAAGCAAGTTGGACATGCTTTTCAAAAAGAATCTATATACTGTAGCTATTAATCTTGTTCAAAGTCAACAAGCTAATGCTGCTGCAACTGCTGAGGTGCTAAGGAAGTATGCAGATCATTTATATAGCAAACAAGAGTTCGATGAGGCTATGTCCCAGTATACACACACCATCGGTCATCTTGAACCTTCATATGTAATACAGAAATTTTTAGATGCACAGAGAATATACAACCTTACTAAATACTTGGAAAAGCTGCACGAAAAGGGGCTTGCTTCCAAAGACCATACCACTCTCCTGCTGAATTGTTATACCAAATTAAAAGATGTTGAAAAGCTGAATGCTTTCATAAAGAGTGAAGATGGGGAACTAAAATTTGATGTGGAAACCGCAATAAAGGTCTGTCGAGCTGCCAATTATCACGAGCATGCAATGTATGTTGCAAAGAAGGCTGGGAGGCATGAGTGGTACTTAAAGATCTTACTTGAAGACCTGGGTAGTTATGAAGAAGCATTACTATATATTGCAAGTCTTGAACCAAGTCAAGCTGGGGTTACGGTAAAAGAGTATGGGAAAACACTTATAGAACACAAACCTGAGGAAACAATTGAGATACTCATGAAGCTTTGCACAGAGGAAGACGAAGCAGCCAAAAGAGAGGCTTCAAATGGTACATATGTATCTATGGTGCCATCTCCAGTTGATTTTCTTAATATCTTTGTCCACCATCCACATCCACTAATGGACTTTCTTGAGAAATACACCGACAAAGTAAAGGATTCACCGGCTCAGTTAGAAATTCATAACACGCTATTGGAGTTATATTTATCTAGTGACCTGAATTTTCCATTACTCTCACAAGTTGATGTAGAACAAAATAGTGATTTTGGAGTTAAGGGGTCATTAGTAGGTGTCGTACCTGATGTGAAGGACCTAAAAGGGGGGAAAGATTGCGAGAGATTTCAAAAGGGGCTTCGTTTACTGAAGGATGCATGGCCAACAGATCAGGAGAATCCTATTTATGATGTTGATCTTGCTATAATACTTTGTGAAATGAATGCGTTTAGAGAAGGACTCCTGTATTTATATGAGAAACTGAAACTTTATAAAGAAGTGATTGCTTGTTACATGCAAGCACATGACCATGAGGGTTTAATTGCATGCTGCAAGAGACTTGGAGATTCTGGCATGGGAGGTGACCCTTCTCTTTGGGCAGATTTGTTGAAGTACTTCGGTGAACTTGGAGAAGAGTGTTCCAAAGACGTTAAGGAAGTTTTAACTTATATTGATAAAGATAATATCTTGCCTCCAATTATAGTTCTTCAAACTCTTTCAAAAAACCCATGTCTTACTTTATCTGTCGTTAAAGATTATATAGCTCGAAAGCTGGACCAGGAATCAAAACTAATTGATGAGGATCGCAGAGCAACAGAAAAGTATCAG GAGGAAACATTAGCAATGAGAAAAGAAATCCATGATCTGAAGACTAATGCCAGAATCTTTCAGCTCAGTAAGTGCACAGCTTGCACATTCACCCTCGACTTACCTGCAATCCACTTTATGTGCATGCATTCATTCCATCAACGTTGTGTTGGGGATAATGAAAAAGAGTGTCCAGAATGTGCTCCTGAGTACAGATCTGTCCTGGATATGAAGAAAAGGCTGGAGCAGACTTCTACAAGTCAAGAtcagttttttcaaaaaattaagaacTCAAAAGATGGGTTTTCGGTGATTGCTGAGTATTTTGGGAAGGGGCTGATTAGCAAAACTGCAATTGGGTCTGGCTGA